One Xiphophorus maculatus strain JP 163 A chromosome 9, X_maculatus-5.0-male, whole genome shotgun sequence DNA segment encodes these proteins:
- the chst14 gene encoding carbohydrate sulfotransferase 14, whose amino-acid sequence MLPRRQDHGKRRSDGVRSGSVVNFRSAGSPGSVRRSSAVLPSVLTFLVIVASGGLLLMIEKGMLNSVETPSPRGSARRPELVGETRKRGADGADVDSQILQEIRNRTIRTMCSQKNMPHSVWSLSPLQRKTVLQHILVNDEYRFLYCYVPKVACSNWKRVLKVLSGALESVDVSIKMDHRSDLLFLSSLKPEEIRYRLKHYFKFMFVREPMERLLSAYRNKFGEIESYQKKYGAEIVQRYRKGRAKEASVTGDDVTFGEFVRYLLDEDVERMNEHWMPIYNLCQPCAVSYNFIGSYEHLGRDSAYVLQRIGAPPFVNFPERQTWYKPVTTQTLHYYLCTLPQKLLRELLPKYILDFSLFAYPLPNTTSEHCRH is encoded by the exons ATGCTTCCACGCAGGCAGGACCACGGGAAGAGAAGGAGCGACGGCGTGCGGAGCGGCTCCGTTGTGAACTTCAGGAGCGCGGGGAGCCCGGGCTCCGTCCGCCGCAGCTCCGCCGTGCTGCCCTCGGTGCTAACCTTCCTGGTGATCGTAGCCTCCGGAGGCCTGCTGCTCATGATAGAGAAGGGAATGCTGAACAGCGTGGAGACACCTTCTCCCCGGGGCAGCGCAAGGCGGCCGGAGCTCGTCGGCGAGACCCGAAAACGCGGTGCAGATGGCGCGGACGTGGACTCCCAG ATCCTCCAGGAGATCCGCAACCGCACCATCAGGACCATGTGCAGCCAGAAGAACATGCCCCACAGCGTCTGGTCCCTGAGCCCCCTGCAGAGGAAGACGGTGCTGCAGCACATCCTGGTGAACGACGAGTACCGCTTCCTCTACTGCTACGTCCCCAAAGTGGCCTGCTCCAACTGGAAGAGAGTCCTGAAGGTCCTGAGCGGAGCCTTGGAGAGCGTGGACGTCAGCATCAAGATGGATCACCGCAGCGACTTGCTGTTTCTATCCTCCCTGAAGCCGGAGGAAATCCGCTACCGCCTCAAGCACTACTTCAAGTTCATGTTCGTGCGGGAGCCCATGGAGCGGCTGCTCTCCGCCTACAGGAACAAGTTCGGAGAGATCGAATCCTACCAGAAAAAGTACGGAGCGGAGATCGTGCAGCGCTACAGGAAGGGCCGTGCCAAGGAGGCGTCCGTGACGGGAGACGACGTGACCTTCGGAGAGTTTGTCCGCTACTTGTTGGACGAGGACGTGGAGCGCATGAACGAGCACTGGATGCCCATTTACAACTTGTGCCAGCCCTGCGCCGTTTCTTATAACTTCATAGGCTCCTATGAGCACCTTGGAAGGGACTCGGCGTACGTGCTCCAGCGCATCGGCGCGCCGCCGTTTGTCAACTTCCCGGAGAGGCAAACGTGGTACAAGCCCGTCACCACACAAACGTTACACTATTACTTGTGCACTTTGCCGCAGAAGCTACTCAGGGAACTCCTGCCGAAGTACATTTTAGACTTCTCTCTGTTTGCTTACCCCCTGCCAAACACAACCTCTGAGCACTGCCGGCATTAA